The Enterobacter mori genomic interval GTGTCACTTTCGCTTTGGCAGCAGTGTCTTGCCCGATTGCAGGATGAGTTACCAGCCACAGAATTCAGTATGTGGATCCGCCCGTTGCAGGCGGAACTGAGCGATAACACGCTGGCTTTGTATGCGCCAAACCGTTTTGTGCTCGATTGGGTAAGGGACAAGTACCTTAATAACATCAATGGACTGCTGAACGATTTCTGCGGGTCAGATGCCCCACAGCTGCGCTTTGAAGTGGGCACAAAGCCGGTCACCCAAACCGTACGTGAAACCGTGAACGTCGCAGCGCCTGCTCAGGCCGCTCCTGCTCCGGCCCCTCGCGTCGCACCTGCTCGTCAGGGCTGGGATAACGTCCCTGCGCCCGCTGAGCCCACCTATCGCTCCAACGTTAACGTTAAGCACACCTTTGATAACTTCGTTGAAGGTAAGTCGAACCAGCTGGCGCGCGCGGCGGCCCGTCAGGTTGCTGATAACCCCGGTGGTGCCTATAACCCGCTGTTCCTTTATGGCGGCACGGGTTTGGGTAAAACGCACCTGCTGCATGCGGTGGGTAACGGCATTATGGCACGCAAGCCTAATGCGAAAGTAGTGTATATGCACTCCGAGCGCTTCGTTCAGGACATGGTAAAAGCCCTGCAAAACAATGCGATCGAAGAGTTTAAACGCTACTATCGTTCCGTTGACGCGCTGTTGATCGATGACATCCAGTTCTTTGCCAATAAAGAACGATCGCAGGAAGAGTTTTTCCATACCTTCAACGCCCTGCTGGAAGGCAATCAGCAGATCATTTTGACCTCGGATCGCTACCCAAAAGAGATCAACGGCGTTGAAGATCGTCTGAAATCCCGCTTCGGCTGGGGCCTGACCGTGGCGATCGAGCCACCGGAGCTGGAAACCCGCGTCGCGATCCTGATGAAGAAAGCCGATGAAAACGACATTCGCCTGCCGGGTGAAGTGGCGTTCTTTATTGCCAAGCGTCTGCGCTCCAACGTGCGTGAGCTGGAAGGGGCACTGAACCGTGTGATTGCCAACGCCAACTTCACCGGTCGTGCGATCACCATCGATTTTGTGCGTGAAGCGCTGCGCGATTTGCTGGCATTGCAGGAAAAACTGGTCACTATCGACAATATTCAAAAGACGGTGGCTGAGTACTACAAGATCAAAGTGGCAGATTTACTGTCTAAACGTCGTTCCCGCTCGGTGGCGCGTCCGCGTCAGATGGCGATGGCGCTGGCAAAGGAGTTAACCAACCACAGTCTGCCGGAAATCGGGGATGCGTTTGGTGGCCGTGACCATACGACCGTGCTGCACGCTTGTCGTAAGATTGAGCAGTTACGCGAAGAAAGCCACGACATAAAAGAAGATTTTTCCAATTTAATCAGAACATTATCATCGTGACGCTATGAAATTTACCGTTGAACGTGAACATTTATTAAAACCGCTGCAACAGGTGAGTGGCCCATTAGGCGGCCGCCCAACGCTGCCTATTCTCGGAAACCTGCTGCTTCAGGTCGCGGACGGTACGCTGTCGCTGACCGGCACGGATCTGGAAATGGAAATGATCGCGCGCGTTACGCTGACGCAGCCGCACGACGCGGGCGCGACCACGGTTCCGGCACGTAAATTCTTTGATATTTGCCGTGGGCTGCCGGAAGGCGCTGAAATCGCCGTGCAGCTGGAAGGCGACCGCATGCTGGTGCGTTCTGGCCGCAGCCGTTTCTCGCTCTCCACGCTGCCTGCTGCAGACTTCCCGAACCTGGACGACTGGCAGAGCGAAGTTGAATTCACCCTGCCACAGGCGACGATGAAG includes:
- the dnaA gene encoding chromosomal replication initiator protein DnaA — translated: MSLSLWQQCLARLQDELPATEFSMWIRPLQAELSDNTLALYAPNRFVLDWVRDKYLNNINGLLNDFCGSDAPQLRFEVGTKPVTQTVRETVNVAAPAQAAPAPAPRVAPARQGWDNVPAPAEPTYRSNVNVKHTFDNFVEGKSNQLARAAARQVADNPGGAYNPLFLYGGTGLGKTHLLHAVGNGIMARKPNAKVVYMHSERFVQDMVKALQNNAIEEFKRYYRSVDALLIDDIQFFANKERSQEEFFHTFNALLEGNQQIILTSDRYPKEINGVEDRLKSRFGWGLTVAIEPPELETRVAILMKKADENDIRLPGEVAFFIAKRLRSNVRELEGALNRVIANANFTGRAITIDFVREALRDLLALQEKLVTIDNIQKTVAEYYKIKVADLLSKRRSRSVARPRQMAMALAKELTNHSLPEIGDAFGGRDHTTVLHACRKIEQLREESHDIKEDFSNLIRTLSS